From Algoriphagus sp. NG3, the proteins below share one genomic window:
- the nth gene encoding endonuclease III has product MLKKERYKAIIDHFRENMPIAETELHYENPFQLLVAVVLSAQCTDKRINLVTPSLFEKFPGPEFLAASDFDELFPYIKTVSYPNNKTKHLLGLGKMLIDEFNGEVPATVPELIKLPGVGRKTANVITSVVWNQPNMAVDTHVFRVSKRLGLVSQTAKTPLEVEKQLIRHIPKEYVHIAHHWLILHGRYICLARRPKCEECTLTHLCRYFEKNQGKITKVETAD; this is encoded by the coding sequence ATGTTAAAAAAAGAAAGGTATAAAGCCATCATTGATCATTTCAGGGAGAATATGCCTATAGCTGAAACGGAACTTCACTATGAAAATCCCTTTCAGCTGTTGGTGGCAGTCGTACTTTCCGCACAGTGTACCGATAAGCGGATCAATTTAGTGACACCGTCACTTTTCGAAAAATTCCCAGGGCCTGAGTTTTTGGCTGCCTCTGATTTCGATGAACTTTTCCCTTATATCAAGACTGTTTCCTATCCGAACAATAAGACAAAACATCTCCTTGGGCTTGGAAAAATGCTCATTGATGAATTCAATGGAGAAGTCCCTGCTACCGTTCCTGAGCTCATCAAACTTCCCGGTGTGGGTAGGAAAACAGCAAATGTGATCACTTCAGTGGTCTGGAACCAGCCCAACATGGCTGTGGACACCCATGTTTTTCGCGTGTCCAAAAGACTTGGTCTAGTGTCCCAGACTGCAAAAACTCCTTTGGAAGTGGAAAAGCAACTTATCCGGCACATCCCTAAAGAATATGTACATATCGCACATCATTGGTTGATTCTGCATGGTCGCTATATATGCCTGGCCCGCAGGCCAAAGTGCGAGGAATGCACCCTAACGCACCTGTGTAGGTATTTTGAAAAAAACCAAGGAAAAATCACTAAAGTAGAAACGGCAGATTAA
- a CDS encoding P1 family peptidase — protein MKNLSLLTLLSIFPVLFSFAQNRPHERGIIFGVLPTGGHNSITDVAGVKVGHFTKIEGDNIRTGVTAIMPHGGNIFQEKVPAAVYVGNGFGKLAGSTQIMELGNIESPIVLTNTLSVAAGIEGVVRYTLAQSGNEKVQSVNAVVGETNDGYLNDIRGMHISPQEVIQAIEAAEGGKVAEGNVGAGTGTVCFGWKGGIGTSSRKLPESLGGYTVGVLVQTNFGGNLQIDGVAVGEKMGRYPFRDAMEKSDGSCMIVVATDAPVMDRNLERMAKRAMMGLAKTGGIASNGSGDYVIAFSTAEGLRVKHEAKSGSLDTAESIRNDDMSSLFMAVIEATEEAIINSLFAAESMDGNDGHHVEKLPLDQVMNLMEETRPKAK, from the coding sequence ATGAAAAACCTAAGTTTACTTACCCTGCTGTCTATTTTTCCGGTTTTATTTTCATTTGCCCAGAATAGGCCGCATGAGAGAGGGATAATTTTTGGAGTCCTTCCTACGGGGGGGCACAACTCAATAACAGATGTGGCTGGGGTGAAAGTAGGGCATTTTACTAAAATTGAAGGAGATAATATACGTACGGGAGTAACGGCAATAATGCCTCATGGAGGTAATATTTTTCAGGAAAAAGTGCCTGCCGCGGTATATGTTGGGAATGGTTTTGGGAAGTTGGCAGGATCGACCCAAATAATGGAATTGGGGAATATAGAATCACCCATTGTTCTTACGAATACATTAAGCGTGGCGGCTGGAATAGAAGGGGTAGTTCGCTATACGCTTGCCCAGTCGGGAAATGAAAAAGTACAATCGGTCAACGCAGTCGTAGGTGAGACCAATGACGGGTACCTCAATGATATCAGGGGAATGCACATTTCTCCACAGGAGGTGATTCAGGCTATAGAAGCTGCTGAAGGCGGTAAGGTAGCTGAAGGAAATGTAGGTGCAGGTACCGGTACGGTATGTTTCGGTTGGAAGGGGGGAATAGGAACTTCATCACGTAAGCTTCCTGAGAGTTTGGGTGGATACACTGTTGGAGTTCTTGTGCAGACCAATTTCGGAGGGAATCTGCAGATCGACGGAGTGGCCGTGGGCGAAAAAATGGGCAGGTATCCCTTTCGGGACGCGATGGAAAAGTCAGATGGAAGTTGCATGATCGTAGTGGCTACAGATGCACCGGTGATGGATAGGAATCTAGAGCGCATGGCAAAGCGTGCGATGATGGGACTGGCAAAAACAGGAGGAATCGCTTCCAATGGTTCAGGGGATTATGTGATCGCATTCAGTACTGCGGAAGGTCTGCGGGTAAAGCATGAAGCAAAGTCCGGATCACTGGATACTGCTGAATCTATTCGGAATGACGATATGAGTTCCCTATTCATGGCTGTAATCGAGGCAACTGAGGAGGCAATAATCAATTCCTTGTTTGCAGCAGAAAGTATGGATGGTAATGATGGGCATCATGTGGAGAAGTTGCCACTGGATCAGGTAATGAACCTCATGGAGGAAACTAGACCAAAAGCTAAGTGA
- a CDS encoding heavy metal translocating P-type ATPase, which yields MKSEDNKLLFFAPAIISFLMLMLGLGFDHVFPQDWFQGWSRIAWYAIAYLPVGLPVLKAAWGSILKGDVFSEFFLMGIATIGAFAIGEYPEGVAVMLFYSIGEVFQGMAVRRAKTNIKILLDQRPDVVTVIEGNLTKEIQASAAEIGDVLQLKPGEKLGLDGELLSERSSFNTSALTGESKPATKEKGSQVLAGMVNLNKVALVKVTAAFHDSKLSRILELVQNATAQKAPTELFIRKFAKIYTPIVVYLAIAICFIPFFFVDDYDFSDWLYRALIFLVVSCPCGLVISIPLGYFGGIGAASKNGILFKGSNFLDSLAEIDEVVMDKTGTLTEAVFQVQEVHFEPGFEGSKILHFVNALESKSTHPIASAIKAHVGELDPEVVLDDVEEIPGQGLRATAEGKELLVGNFKLMDKYAVSYDIDISRIVFTTVAFAYDGEFAGYLTISDTIKADSQQTVERLNSMNVGITMLSGDKSSVVQAVAEKLGIANFFGDLLPEDKVEKFKRIKADKGKVAFVGDGINDAPVIAISDVGIAMGGLGSDATIETADVVIQDDNPHKIPIAILIGKKTKQIVWQNIGFAFGIKVLVLILGALGLATMWSAVFADVGVALLAVLNAVRIQYMKFG from the coding sequence GTGAAATCAGAAGATAATAAATTACTTTTTTTCGCCCCGGCCATCATTTCATTTCTGATGCTAATGCTTGGGTTGGGATTTGACCATGTGTTTCCTCAGGACTGGTTTCAAGGGTGGAGCAGAATTGCATGGTATGCTATTGCTTATTTGCCGGTAGGACTGCCTGTGCTGAAAGCCGCTTGGGGAAGTATTTTGAAAGGGGATGTTTTCTCCGAATTCTTCTTGATGGGAATAGCCACAATTGGAGCATTTGCGATCGGAGAATATCCGGAAGGAGTGGCTGTGATGCTTTTCTATTCCATAGGGGAGGTTTTTCAGGGAATGGCTGTGCGACGTGCAAAAACCAACATCAAAATCCTTCTTGACCAACGACCCGATGTGGTGACAGTAATTGAAGGTAATCTTACAAAAGAAATTCAGGCATCAGCTGCGGAAATCGGGGATGTGCTCCAGCTGAAGCCAGGAGAGAAGCTGGGACTAGATGGGGAGTTATTATCTGAAAGATCCTCCTTCAATACCTCGGCCCTTACCGGGGAAAGCAAGCCAGCAACCAAAGAGAAAGGAAGCCAAGTTTTGGCAGGAATGGTGAATCTGAATAAGGTAGCTCTAGTCAAAGTGACTGCTGCCTTTCACGACAGTAAGTTATCCAGAATACTGGAGTTGGTGCAAAATGCTACCGCGCAAAAGGCACCTACAGAATTATTTATCCGGAAATTCGCAAAGATTTATACTCCAATAGTAGTCTATTTGGCCATAGCAATATGTTTTATTCCCTTCTTTTTTGTTGATGATTATGACTTTAGTGACTGGCTGTATAGGGCATTGATCTTTTTGGTGGTTTCCTGCCCCTGCGGACTGGTCATTAGCATTCCATTGGGATATTTTGGAGGCATAGGTGCTGCCAGCAAAAATGGGATTTTGTTTAAAGGAAGTAATTTCCTCGATTCTTTGGCGGAGATTGACGAGGTGGTAATGGACAAAACCGGCACTTTGACAGAGGCTGTGTTTCAGGTTCAGGAAGTGCATTTTGAGCCTGGCTTCGAAGGCAGCAAGATCCTGCATTTCGTCAATGCCCTGGAAAGCAAAAGCACCCATCCAATAGCCAGTGCAATCAAAGCACACGTTGGTGAACTGGATCCAGAAGTGGTTTTGGATGATGTGGAGGAAATCCCAGGTCAGGGTTTGAGAGCAACTGCTGAGGGTAAGGAATTACTGGTGGGCAACTTCAAGCTGATGGATAAGTATGCGGTTTCCTACGATATTGATATAAGCAGGATCGTTTTCACCACTGTAGCATTTGCATATGATGGAGAATTTGCGGGATATTTGACTATTTCGGATACGATCAAGGCAGATTCCCAGCAGACCGTGGAGAGATTGAATTCCATGAATGTTGGCATCACCATGCTCAGCGGAGATAAGAGTAGTGTCGTCCAGGCTGTCGCTGAAAAGTTAGGGATTGCCAATTTTTTCGGAGACTTATTACCGGAAGACAAAGTAGAAAAATTCAAACGAATAAAGGCTGACAAAGGGAAGGTGGCTTTTGTGGGAGATGGGATAAATGACGCTCCTGTGATAGCTATTTCGGATGTGGGAATTGCCATGGGTGGATTAGGCAGTGACGCTACGATAGAGACAGCAGATGTGGTGATTCAGGACGATAACCCGCATAAAATCCCTATTGCAATACTGATAGGGAAAAAGACTAAGCAGATCGTCTGGCAAAACATTGGGTTTGCGTTTGGTATCAAAGTGCTGGTGCTGATACTTGGTGCGCTGGGGCTGGCTACGATGTGGTCAGCGGTATTTGCAGATGTGGGAGTGGCACTGTTGGCAGTGCTGAATGCCGTTCGGATACAGTATATGAAGTTTGGGTAA
- the ggt gene encoding gamma-glutamyltransferase, with translation MNNFRNLLKNILLVVFITTPAYVFSQTFAENGMVVSDHLIASQVGVDILKKGGNAIDAAVATAFALEVTHPEAGNIGGGGFIVFMNADGQVTTFDFREKAPLAASPTMFLDENGEIKDNSNHKGLLAVGVPGTVAGLYQAHQKYGKLSWAELVKPSVELAKKGFTMSYGLYNAAVRISDRDPSEDIMQNYFKGKDGEIVKPGQTWKQPALAKTLKQIQKHGRDGFYKGWVAQEIEDYMKANGGIITREDLERYEAVEREPLKGSFNGYDIYSMPPPSSGGVALIEMMNLMEEANISEVEFNSTAYVHLVAEAMRRAFADRAEYLGDPDFNNDMPLERLLSKDFAKKRYANIDMNKTSISDPGQFGHPYGGDNTTHFSVVDKEGNAISMTYTLENSYGVKMGSDKLGFIFNNEMGDFNPVPGVTTATGQIGSNPNLVAPEKRMLSSMTPTIVAKDGKPYLVIGSPGGRTIINTVFQTVLNVLAYDMRIDRAIEAMKIHHQWLPDYILYERNLLSPDTREALEKMGHTLRPTNNIGVLMGITYDAQLKLYTGAADSSSEDGGARGY, from the coding sequence ATGAACAATTTCCGGAATCTTCTGAAGAACATTCTTCTGGTAGTATTTATTACTACACCTGCTTATGTTTTTTCTCAGACTTTTGCTGAGAATGGAATGGTCGTGTCAGATCACTTAATCGCCTCTCAGGTAGGTGTGGACATTCTTAAAAAAGGAGGAAACGCCATCGATGCTGCTGTTGCTACGGCATTTGCACTGGAGGTGACCCATCCTGAGGCAGGGAATATCGGAGGTGGTGGATTCATAGTTTTTATGAATGCTGACGGTCAGGTAACCACATTTGATTTCAGGGAAAAAGCTCCTTTAGCAGCCAGTCCTACCATGTTTTTGGATGAGAATGGGGAGATAAAAGACAATTCAAACCATAAAGGATTATTGGCGGTGGGCGTACCAGGAACTGTTGCTGGACTCTATCAAGCCCATCAAAAATATGGAAAGCTGTCGTGGGCAGAATTGGTAAAACCCTCTGTGGAATTGGCTAAAAAAGGCTTTACCATGAGTTACGGCTTATACAATGCCGCAGTTCGGATATCTGATAGGGATCCTTCAGAGGATATCATGCAAAATTACTTCAAGGGAAAAGATGGGGAAATAGTTAAGCCTGGACAGACATGGAAGCAACCCGCTCTCGCCAAAACTTTAAAACAGATCCAAAAGCATGGGCGGGATGGATTCTATAAAGGTTGGGTAGCCCAGGAGATTGAGGATTACATGAAGGCGAACGGGGGTATCATCACCCGGGAGGATCTGGAGAGATACGAAGCCGTGGAGCGAGAGCCTCTTAAAGGCTCCTTCAATGGCTACGACATCTATTCCATGCCTCCGCCTAGTTCGGGAGGTGTGGCATTGATAGAGATGATGAACCTTATGGAAGAGGCTAATATCTCTGAAGTAGAATTCAATTCTACAGCTTATGTCCATTTGGTAGCGGAAGCTATGCGAAGAGCTTTTGCAGATAGAGCTGAATATCTTGGCGACCCCGATTTCAATAATGATATGCCTTTGGAGCGGTTACTTTCAAAAGATTTTGCTAAAAAGCGCTATGCAAACATAGATATGAATAAGACTTCCATATCTGATCCAGGTCAATTTGGCCATCCCTACGGAGGGGATAACACCACTCATTTCTCGGTAGTGGACAAGGAGGGCAATGCCATCTCGATGACTTACACACTGGAAAATTCCTATGGGGTGAAAATGGGCTCGGATAAACTGGGATTTATTTTCAACAATGAAATGGGGGATTTCAACCCTGTACCTGGAGTGACTACAGCTACTGGGCAGATAGGCTCCAATCCCAATCTGGTGGCGCCTGAGAAACGCATGCTTTCCAGTATGACTCCTACAATAGTCGCTAAGGATGGTAAGCCTTATCTGGTAATCGGAAGCCCGGGGGGGAGAACAATTATCAACACTGTATTTCAGACTGTTCTTAACGTATTGGCTTATGATATGCGTATTGACCGTGCGATAGAGGCGATGAAAATACATCATCAATGGCTTCCGGACTACATTCTCTATGAGCGAAACCTGCTTTCGCCCGATACCCGAGAAGCATTGGAGAAGATGGGCCATACGCTTCGTCCAACAAACAATATTGGTGTTCTGATGGGGATTACCTACGACGCCCAACTCAAACTTTACACTGGAGCAGCCGATTCATCCAGTGAAGATGGTGGAGCCAGGGGCTATTGA
- the pgl gene encoding 6-phosphogluconolactonase: protein MTLKINDTKEQVAKEFSEYFRELSSGDQTIHVALSGGSTPKTVFDYLAAHYGNEIDWSRIKFYWGDERCVAPTDDESNYKMTVDHLLSKIEMPSFNIFRVLGENDPVGEAERYSQVLDTELPKENDIPQFDLVMLGMGDDGHTVSIFPDSISLWDAEENCVVATHPDSGQKRVTITGKIVNNAKAVAFLVTGANKAEKVREILKKEHDFASYPANLVQPSHGELIWFLDQDAARDIDPVS, encoded by the coding sequence ATGACACTAAAGATAAACGACACCAAAGAGCAGGTTGCTAAAGAGTTTTCTGAATACTTCAGAGAGTTGTCTTCAGGTGATCAAACTATCCATGTAGCGCTTTCGGGTGGCAGTACCCCAAAGACTGTGTTTGATTATCTGGCAGCTCACTACGGAAATGAAATCGACTGGTCCAGAATCAAATTCTATTGGGGAGATGAACGTTGTGTTGCTCCTACAGATGATGAAAGCAACTATAAGATGACAGTTGATCATTTGCTTTCGAAGATAGAGATGCCCTCTTTTAATATTTTCAGAGTACTAGGTGAAAATGACCCTGTAGGAGAAGCAGAACGCTATAGCCAGGTTTTGGATACCGAGCTGCCAAAGGAAAATGATATCCCACAATTCGATTTGGTTATGCTGGGAATGGGAGACGATGGCCATACAGTATCTATTTTTCCTGATTCTATCTCACTCTGGGATGCTGAGGAAAACTGCGTGGTAGCTACTCATCCTGATTCCGGCCAAAAGAGAGTAACCATCACAGGTAAAATCGTCAATAATGCAAAGGCTGTGGCGTTTTTGGTCACTGGAGCCAACAAAGCTGAAAAAGTACGTGAAATTCTTAAAAAGGAGCACGATTTTGCCAGCTATCCTGCCAATCTGGTGCAGCCCAGCCATGGAGAACTAATCTGGTTTTTAGACCAAGATGCAGCTCGGGATATAGATCCGGTTAGCTAA
- the zwf gene encoding glucose-6-phosphate dehydrogenase → MKKTQNQMLIIFGASGDLTARKLVPALYNLYKGKHLPENFVVLGASRSAMSDEQFRLKIIQESEFLKDKISKEETDYISAFASKIFYEDLGDNYDSKYSGLAKRIKQLNDEKGCDENFIFYLSTPPSLYEIIAKNLYEAGLTTEETGWKRIIVEKPFGYSLETARELNEGLHKYFNEPQVYRIDHYLGKETVQNLLVTRFSNSIFEPTWNRRYIHHVEITNAETVGVEKRGGYYDKSGALRDMFQSHLLQVVSLIVMEPPINSSAEEIRDEKVKALKSLRIMKTDEELSTHTMKGQYVASTIDGKKVKGYREEEGVDPDSKTETFAAVKFFVDNWRWKDVPFYVRTAKYMPTKVTEVVIHFKSPAHEVFKSQDVYKKDNKLIIRVQPDEGILMKFGVKVPGLGFQVEQANMEFYYSDLDSAEIMDAYERLLLDAMQGDATLYARADEVEAAWKFVDPILKYWENEDVPTYGYAAGTWGPRNSDDMIEGHFGWRNPGNRLTDETGFCIL, encoded by the coding sequence ATGAAAAAAACACAAAACCAGATGCTGATCATTTTTGGTGCATCGGGTGATTTGACTGCGAGGAAATTGGTCCCAGCTCTATATAACTTATACAAAGGAAAGCATCTACCTGAGAATTTTGTGGTTTTGGGTGCCAGCAGAAGTGCAATGAGTGATGAACAATTCCGTCTGAAAATCATCCAAGAAAGTGAATTTTTGAAAGACAAAATCAGTAAAGAAGAGACTGATTACATAAGTGCTTTTGCTTCAAAGATCTTCTACGAGGATCTGGGCGATAATTATGACAGCAAATACAGTGGACTGGCTAAGCGTATCAAGCAACTGAATGATGAGAAAGGCTGTGATGAAAACTTCATTTTTTACCTTTCTACTCCACCAAGCCTCTATGAGATTATTGCCAAAAATCTCTATGAAGCTGGCCTTACTACAGAAGAAACGGGATGGAAGCGCATCATTGTAGAAAAACCCTTTGGCTACAGCTTGGAGACCGCTAGGGAACTGAATGAGGGATTGCACAAATACTTCAACGAACCCCAAGTGTATAGAATTGACCATTACTTGGGGAAAGAAACTGTTCAGAACCTGTTGGTGACACGTTTTTCCAATTCGATATTTGAACCCACTTGGAACCGCCGATACATTCATCATGTAGAGATCACCAATGCTGAGACCGTAGGAGTGGAGAAACGCGGAGGATATTATGATAAATCTGGGGCGCTCCGGGACATGTTCCAAAGCCATCTTCTCCAAGTAGTGTCCCTTATAGTAATGGAACCCCCGATCAATTCCAGTGCAGAAGAAATCCGTGATGAAAAGGTAAAAGCCTTGAAATCACTTCGCATTATGAAAACTGATGAGGAGCTCTCCACCCATACCATGAAAGGCCAATATGTAGCCTCAACCATCGATGGAAAAAAAGTAAAAGGCTATCGTGAAGAAGAAGGGGTAGATCCGGATTCCAAGACAGAAACCTTTGCTGCGGTGAAATTTTTTGTGGATAACTGGAGATGGAAGGATGTGCCTTTCTATGTGCGTACTGCCAAGTACATGCCTACTAAAGTCACAGAGGTCGTAATCCATTTTAAGTCTCCGGCCCATGAGGTATTTAAAAGCCAAGACGTCTATAAAAAGGACAACAAGCTGATCATCAGGGTACAGCCAGATGAGGGGATCTTGATGAAGTTTGGGGTGAAAGTGCCCGGATTGGGATTTCAGGTGGAGCAGGCAAATATGGAATTTTACTACTCAGATCTGGATTCTGCGGAAATAATGGATGCCTATGAACGCTTGTTGCTGGATGCCATGCAGGGAGATGCTACTCTTTATGCAAGAGCAGATGAAGTGGAAGCTGCCTGGAAATTTGTGGATCCGATTTTGAAGTACTGGGAAAATGAGGATGTCCCTACCTATGGCTATGCAGCCGGTACTTGGGGGCCGCGCAACTCTGACGATATGATAGAAGGGCACTTTGGCTGGAGAAATCCAGGCAACCGATTGACTGACGAAACTGGTTTCTGTATTCTATAA
- the gndA gene encoding NADP-dependent phosphogluconate dehydrogenase, with amino-acid sequence MEHKNYDFGLVGLGVMGRNFILNVADNNFKAFGYDLDPEKVDALKEEGGDLEKVSASTDIKTFVQSLAAPRKIMLLVPAGKIVDQAIESLLPLLDQGDIIIDGGNSFFTDTDRREAYLKEKGIHFFGSGVSGGAEGARKGPSIMPGGDKEAYTHVKPIFEAVSAKYKGEPCVAYLGPKSAGNYVKMVHNGIEYAMMQLTSEIYDLLKKSCDLSNEELHKVYDSWNKGRLQSFLVEITAEIFTQKDELTSADLVDMILDKAKQKGTGKWTSQNAMDLGIPVPTIDMAVSMREISALKDERVLADELYSRPEVAPIAKEELIAQAEQALYFSFIIAYAQGLHQLMYASKDYGYDLDMSTIAKIWRAGCIIRAGLLADIAEAYTADNSIPNLLLSPSFVPKVQGTLPAVREVVAFAAKSGIPVPGLSSALSYFDAYTSSKLPLNLIQAQRDHFGSHTYERTDREGIFHTEWGKSS; translated from the coding sequence ATGGAGCACAAAAATTATGATTTTGGATTAGTTGGCCTTGGGGTAATGGGGCGGAATTTTATTTTGAATGTAGCTGACAATAACTTTAAGGCTTTTGGCTACGATCTGGATCCTGAGAAGGTGGATGCACTGAAGGAAGAAGGAGGAGACTTGGAAAAAGTGAGCGCTTCCACGGATATCAAGACTTTCGTTCAGTCCTTGGCTGCTCCGAGAAAAATCATGCTTCTTGTGCCTGCAGGTAAAATTGTTGATCAGGCGATTGAAAGTCTATTGCCTTTGCTGGATCAAGGCGATATTATTATAGATGGAGGAAATTCATTTTTTACCGATACAGATCGCCGGGAGGCATATCTGAAAGAAAAAGGAATCCACTTTTTTGGTTCCGGTGTATCAGGAGGCGCAGAAGGCGCCAGAAAAGGACCTAGCATTATGCCTGGAGGAGATAAGGAAGCCTATACCCATGTGAAGCCAATTTTCGAGGCGGTATCTGCAAAATACAAGGGAGAACCTTGTGTAGCTTATTTAGGTCCAAAATCTGCGGGTAACTACGTAAAAATGGTACACAATGGCATAGAGTACGCCATGATGCAGCTGACTTCAGAGATTTATGATTTGCTGAAAAAGTCCTGTGATCTAAGCAATGAAGAACTTCATAAAGTTTACGATAGTTGGAACAAAGGCCGCTTGCAGTCATTTCTGGTAGAAATCACCGCTGAGATTTTCACCCAAAAAGATGAGTTGACTTCTGCCGATCTTGTGGATATGATCCTGGATAAAGCCAAACAAAAAGGAACAGGCAAGTGGACCTCACAAAATGCAATGGATCTGGGAATACCTGTCCCTACCATCGACATGGCAGTAAGCATGCGTGAGATTTCTGCCCTGAAAGACGAGCGTGTCTTGGCCGACGAACTGTATTCTAGACCGGAGGTAGCTCCTATTGCCAAAGAGGAACTGATCGCCCAGGCTGAGCAGGCTTTATATTTCTCTTTCATTATCGCCTATGCGCAGGGCTTGCATCAGCTGATGTATGCTTCCAAAGATTACGGTTATGATCTGGATATGTCCACTATCGCCAAAATCTGGAGAGCTGGCTGTATCATCCGGGCGGGCTTGTTGGCGGATATTGCAGAAGCTTATACTGCGGATAATTCCATTCCTAATCTGTTGCTTTCCCCTTCTTTTGTACCAAAAGTTCAGGGCACCTTGCCCGCAGTACGTGAGGTAGTGGCTTTTGCTGCCAAAAGCGGGATTCCTGTTCCGGGACTTTCCAGTGCTTTGAGTTACTTTGATGCCTATACTTCAAGCAAGCTTCCACTCAATCTGATCCAGGCACAGCGTGATCACTTCGGCTCACATACCTATGAGAGAACTGACCGTGAGGGGATTTTCCATACAGAATGGGGGAAGTCATCCTAG
- a CDS encoding TIGR00730 family Rossman fold protein, which translates to MSKITIYCGSRKGDSEVYESGARALAQEMIKRDHSLVYGAGRVGLMGVIADEMLGAGKEVLGIIPQKLVDREVAHRGCTELIIVETMRDRKWLMAERGDAFIAMPGGIGTLEELFEIMTLNQLFYIQKPLALYNVNGYYDKLIAFLNHAMQEGFMYPEQEELLIVSDDPAELLDRMSEYEARRPADWG; encoded by the coding sequence ATGAGTAAAATCACCATCTATTGCGGTTCTAGAAAAGGAGACAGTGAAGTTTATGAATCAGGCGCCCGGGCTCTGGCCCAGGAGATGATCAAGAGGGATCATTCCCTGGTCTATGGGGCAGGAAGAGTGGGATTGATGGGAGTGATAGCGGACGAAATGCTAGGAGCTGGCAAGGAAGTGTTGGGGATAATCCCTCAGAAATTGGTGGATAGGGAAGTGGCGCACCGCGGCTGTACCGAACTTATCATCGTGGAAACCATGCGTGACCGAAAGTGGCTGATGGCCGAGCGTGGAGATGCTTTTATTGCCATGCCAGGCGGAATAGGGACTTTAGAGGAGCTTTTTGAGATCATGACGCTGAACCAGCTTTTTTATATACAGAAGCCACTGGCACTTTACAACGTCAATGGCTATTATGATAAATTAATTGCCTTTCTGAACCATGCCATGCAGGAGGGTTTTATGTATCCTGAGCAGGAAGAACTTTTGATCGTCTCGGATGACCCTGCAGAACTGCTGGATAGGATGTCTGAATACGAGGCTAGAAGACCTGCGGATTGGGGGTAA
- a CDS encoding non-canonical purine NTP diphosphatase, whose protein sequence is MKICFATNNLKKIEEVKAALGEGFEIVSLQAIGCMEELPETGDTLEHNAFQKARYVKEHYGVDCFADDTGLEVDALEGQPGVYSGRYAGEPRSDERNIELLLSNLENTSLRNARFKTVIALLLRDEEYKFEGIAEGEILRERTGNGGFGYDPVFVPKGFDRSFAEMNLAEKNAISHRGKAVSELIAFLSHI, encoded by the coding sequence ATGAAAATTTGCTTTGCCACAAACAACTTAAAGAAAATCGAGGAAGTGAAAGCTGCACTTGGAGAGGGCTTCGAAATAGTCTCACTGCAAGCTATTGGATGCATGGAAGAGCTTCCAGAAACCGGGGATACCCTGGAGCATAATGCTTTTCAAAAGGCCAGATATGTAAAAGAGCATTATGGAGTGGATTGCTTTGCTGATGATACAGGACTGGAAGTGGATGCGCTGGAAGGGCAGCCGGGAGTTTACTCCGGCAGATATGCCGGTGAGCCTAGAAGTGATGAGCGTAATATTGAGCTATTGCTGAGTAATCTTGAAAACACTTCCCTACGCAATGCCCGATTCAAAACAGTCATAGCACTATTGCTTCGGGACGAGGAGTATAAATTTGAGGGAATTGCAGAAGGGGAAATTTTAAGGGAAAGGACTGGAAATGGAGGATTTGGCTACGATCCTGTTTTTGTGCCGAAAGGATTTGATCGGTCTTTTGCGGAGATGAATCTAGCGGAAAAGAACGCCATTTCTCATCGGGGAAAAGCTGTCAGTGAGCTTATTGCTTTTTTAAGCCATATATAA